A genome region from Salvia splendens isolate huo1 chromosome 19, SspV2, whole genome shotgun sequence includes the following:
- the LOC121780274 gene encoding uncharacterized protein LOC121780274: MSSQPRRDGGPVPQLAADEQEVLKLEEELEEIAQKLLDYRINLSGQLSSAISSLLESQRLLLPDLDADAQDLMRDTAGFPVMADSDEAEKLQLLKQKISSNASAMPVVLNRLKEYMARIDALDSSNMIIHPAFKMKQTS, translated from the exons ATGTCGTCCCAACCACGAAGAGATGGTGGCCCGGTCCCCCAATTGGCCGCAGATGAACAAGAAGTGTTGAAACTAGAAGAAGAATTAGAGGAAATAGCTCAAAAATTACTCGACTACCGAATCAATCTTTCGGGACAACTTAGCTCCGCTATCTCTTCTCTCCTTGAATCGCAAAGGCTACTTCTTCCAGATCTGGACGCGGATGCCCAGG ATCTGATGAGAGATACTGCAGGCTTTCCAGTAATGGCAGATtcagacgaagctgagaaactACAACTACTCAAACAGAAAATCTCAAGTAATGCCTCTGCAATGCCTGTCGTCTTGAATAGGTTGAAGGAATATATGGCCAGAATCGATGCCTTGGACTCTTCCAACATGATTATCCATCCTGCTTTTAAAATGAAACAAACCAGTTGA